A segment of the Bacillus pseudomycoides genome:
TTCAGAATGTACAGTATATGGTAACTATTATAAACGAGGTGACATGAAATATGGGGAAAATTCAAATTTCTGGAGAGGTTATTGAAACGAAAGCAATTGCCTTTGATAAGGATGGTACATTATTTCACGCGATTCCATTTTGGCAAGAAATTGATAGACTACGAAAATACAAATTTTCACAAATTGTCGGTAAAAAGTATGAACTGCTGTGGGAAAAAGCAGTTGGATTTGTACCTCCAAACAAAGTTGATTTTAAAGGCCTGTTAGCAGTCGCATCTGAAGAAGAAGAAATTATTGTTGTTGCTAGCCTTTTATATCAAATCAAAAAATATCCATGGCATCGTTGCAAAGAACTTACTACTACCATATTTGAAGAAAGTAATGAGCAATTATCCATTGAACAAGCTTTTCATCCTATGCCAGGGATAACTGAATGCATTATTTCTTTGCAAAAAGAAGGAATATATACAGGTATTCTTACCTCAGATAATAAGGTGAGAACAAAAAAATGTATTGATTTACTTAACATACCATCTCTTCAATTTCTCTTTACGCCAGAAGATGTAGAAAACGGGAAGCCTCATCCAGAAATGATTACCAAAGCATGTGAACAGCTTACTATTAGACCAAATGAGCTAGTAATGGTTGGAGATACTGTTGTAGATGTAAAAATGGCTAAAGAGGCCGGAAGTATTGCTGTAGGCATTGCCAATCATGAACATGCAATAGAAGAATTAACACCGTATGCGGACTTTATCATCACCGATTACAGCGATATACAAATTTTAACGAAAAAAAAGCAGTAGACCAAAGTTTGTCTACTACATCCATATCATAACTAGTATAAAGAAAACTACAGTTGAGGGGGTAGGATTTTCAGTTATATACTAGATATTTATCTTGTTCTAACAACGGACAAGAACTTCCCGTTCACAAATGACCTTGAATTAGAACTTAATTCTATTACATTTTAAGTGATAAAGATTATCATTGTCAATATAAAGCGCATACATTTCCTATAAAATTTTACTTATACTAAAAAACGCTACAAAAAGATTCCCTCTTTTCGTAGCGTTTCATCTATCAATTTGATTCATATTCGTTCTCCTCTAACCTATCACGCAAAGCTTTAACACGCTTGAAAAAGAAAAATGACATCCCTAAAAATAAAACGATAACACCCATCATCGCAAAGGATTGTACAGTTTCTCTTCCTTCATTTGGAATCAATAGACCAATCATTAAAAATGTGGCTAGCGCAAGAAGAACTTGACCGAAGCGAATATAATCTGCAATTTTCTGTTGTAATTCTTTCATACTTCTACCACTCCTCCCTCTCACTTTATCATATTCTAATAGTTTCAGAGGCAAGTAAATACAACCAATGAGGGAGAAGTTTTCCAAAGTAAAAAGAGCCGCTGCTAAACGGCTCTTTCAAATTTTTTATACACCTTTATAAGCTTGCATATACACTTCTTTCAGCTCTGAAATCAGCGGTAATTTTGGATTCGCTGTTGTACATTGATCTTCAAATGCTCGTTCAGAAAGTACATCAACAACTGCTTCAAATGCTTCTTTTTCAACACCTTGGCCAGCAATGCTCATTTGGATATTTAATTCTTTTCCAAGAGCGGTGATAGCTTGTACGAGTGACTCTACTCCTTCTTCCACCGTGCGTGCTGGAAGCCCAAGCATTCTCGCAATATGTGCGTAACGTTCATCTGCAACAAAGTGCTCATATTTTGGGAACAGTGCATGTTTTCTCGGTTTAATTGCATTATAGCGAATGACATGCGGCATTAAGATTGCATTCGCACGGCCATGCGGAATATGAAATTCCGGTCCAATTTTATGTGCCAAGCTATGGTTAATACCAAGAAATGCATTCGCAAACGCCATCCCAGCAATTGCTGAAGCATTATGCATTTTCTCACGTGCTTCTTCGTCATTTCCATCTTTATATGCTCTTGGTAAGTATTTAAATACGAGATCAATCGCTTTTAATGCTAAACCATCTGTGTAATCATTTGCCATAATAGACACGTACGCTTCAATGGCATGTGTTAATACATCCATTCCAGTATCTGCAGTTACATGCGGTGGTACTGTCATGACAAATTGTGGATCGACAATCGCTACATCTGGTGTTAATTCATAGTCAGCAAGCGGGTATTTTATATTGTTCTTTTTG
Coding sequences within it:
- a CDS encoding HAD family hydrolase, whose protein sequence is MGKIQISGEVIETKAIAFDKDGTLFHAIPFWQEIDRLRKYKFSQIVGKKYELLWEKAVGFVPPNKVDFKGLLAVASEEEEIIVVASLLYQIKKYPWHRCKELTTTIFEESNEQLSIEQAFHPMPGITECIISLQKEGIYTGILTSDNKVRTKKCIDLLNIPSLQFLFTPEDVENGKPHPEMITKACEQLTIRPNELVMVGDTVVDVKMAKEAGSIAVGIANHEHAIEELTPYADFIITDYSDIQILTKKKQ
- a CDS encoding YrhC family protein → MKELQQKIADYIRFGQVLLALATFLMIGLLIPNEGRETVQSFAMMGVIVLFLGMSFFFFKRVKALRDRLEENEYESN